A region of Lycium barbarum isolate Lr01 chromosome 3, ASM1917538v2, whole genome shotgun sequence DNA encodes the following proteins:
- the LOC132631844 gene encoding LOW QUALITY PROTEIN: F-box protein At4g00755-like (The sequence of the model RefSeq protein was modified relative to this genomic sequence to represent the inferred CDS: inserted 2 bases in 1 codon) has translation MEGYGDFVQWLLPDMSIKILTCLEDPCDLIRASAVSSSWRQFVIGNGLCKHLCLRRFPEISSVANMIEVENTVVPAVSDPERSKEWLCLERDHRFYAFLTQGLSNSMTEECLIDAIHASSTDNYPEESILNTLTPGDRMGRRASYWSSGGQNDPTVPETLTYKLISKLCLISEIHVQPFQAYFQFGFPIYSAKAMRFRVGHPNVKIDVESDNGHESAAAQGSYSAKIVWTYTSPSFPMAQENILHKFKLPEPALCIGGILQVELLGRVQRQQMDGLYYICISHVQVVGRPLLPAFDVEILDEAGKCSLRYCPEERLXASHKLSEGASSSPPFVN, from the exons ATGGAGGGATATGGGGATTTTGTGCAATGGCTTTTACCAGACATGTCTATAAAGATCCTAACGTGTTTGGAGGACCCTTGTGATCTTATCCGGGCTTCTGCTGTTTCTAGTTCTTGGCGTCAATTCG TGATTGGAAATGGCTTGTGTAAGCATCTCTGTTTAAGAAGATTTCCTGAAATATCAAGTGTTGCGAATATGATTGAAGTTGAAAACACGGTTGTACCAGCAGTATCTGACCCAGAAAGGTCTAAGGAGTGGTTATGTCTGGAGAGGGATCACAGATTTTATGCGTTTTTGACACAAGGCCTTTCCAACTCTATGACGGAAGAATGCTTAATAGATGCAATCCATGCATCAAGCACTGACAACTATCCTGAAGAAAGCATTCTGAACACGCTAACACCGGGTGATCGTATGGGGCGGAGGGCTTCATACTGGTCAAGTGGAGGACAAAATGATCCTACAGTTCCTGAGACGCTAACATATAAATTAATCTCAAAGCTGTGCTTGATTTCAGAAATTCATGTACAACCATTTCAAG CGTATTTCCAGTTTGGCTTTCCCATTTATTCAGCAAAAGCTATGAGATTCAGGGTGGGACATCCTAATGTTAAAATAGATGTAGAAAGTGACAACGGACATGAATCAGCCGCTGCTCAAGGATCTTACTCTGCGAAGATCGTATGGACATATACCTCACCATCATTTCCCATGGCTCAG GAGAACATCTTGCATAAGTTTAAGCTGCCAGAACCTGCTCTTTGCATTGGCGGAATCCTACAAGTGGAGCTCTTAGGCAGAGTTCAAAGACAACAAATGGATGGTCTATATTATATATG TATATCGCACGTTCAAGTTGTTGGAAGACCCCTCTTGCCTGCATTTGATGTGGAGATACTTGATGAAGCCGGGAAGTGCAGCCTGAGGTATTGCCCAGAAGAAAGGTT AGCCAGTCACAAACTTTCTGAAGGAGCTTCAAGTAGTCCACCTTTCGTCAATTAG